A genome region from Bradyrhizobium commune includes the following:
- a CDS encoding amino acid ABC transporter permease — MNYHWNWGIFFEPNPMGTGNYLDMLLSGLVLTLKTALLAWVIALIFGSLIGVMRTLPSKGAYWFGFCWVEFFRNMPLLVQLFLWFFVLPELLPKAAGLWLKQLPNAPFWTAAIGIGFFMSARVAVQLQAGIGSLPRGQKMAATALGLTTVQGYRYVLLPMAFRIILPPLTSEFLNTIKNTAVAITIGLVELTGQARSMQEFSFQVFEAFTAATLIYLLTNAIIVTGMRFLERYVAIPGYISGK, encoded by the coding sequence GTGAACTACCACTGGAATTGGGGAATTTTCTTCGAGCCGAACCCGATGGGGACCGGCAACTATCTCGACATGTTGCTGTCGGGACTGGTGCTGACCCTGAAGACGGCGCTGCTCGCCTGGGTCATCGCGCTGATCTTCGGCTCGCTCATCGGCGTCATGCGCACGCTGCCGTCGAAGGGCGCGTACTGGTTCGGCTTCTGCTGGGTCGAGTTCTTCCGCAACATGCCGCTGTTGGTGCAGCTGTTCCTGTGGTTCTTCGTGCTGCCGGAGCTGCTGCCGAAGGCTGCGGGGCTGTGGCTGAAGCAATTGCCGAACGCGCCGTTCTGGACGGCCGCGATCGGCATCGGCTTCTTCATGTCGGCGCGCGTCGCGGTACAATTGCAGGCCGGCATCGGTTCGCTGCCGCGCGGGCAGAAGATGGCGGCGACTGCGCTCGGGCTCACCACCGTGCAGGGCTATCGCTATGTGCTGCTGCCGATGGCGTTCCGCATCATCCTGCCGCCCCTGACGTCGGAGTTCCTCAATACCATCAAGAACACGGCGGTCGCCATCACCATCGGTCTGGTCGAGTTGACCGGTCAGGCGCGCTCGATGCAGGAGTTCTCGTTCCAGGTGTTCGAGGCCTTCACGGCCGCGACACTGATCTATCTCCTCACCAATGCCATCATCGTGACAGGGATGCGCTTCCTCGAGCGCTACGTCGCGATCCCCGGCTACATCTCGGGGAAATAG
- a CDS encoding amino acid ABC transporter permease gives MLSNFDFDVIRRALPYLFYEGMTFTVTLTALAALGGLIFGTAIALMRLSGYRVLGRIAGLYVDFMRSLPLVLVIFWFYFLVPYIGQWLTGASRPISVGAFASSLITFIMFEAAYFSEIMRAGIQSISRGQPAAASALGLSYAQSMRYVVLPQAFRNMLPVLLTQTIVLFQDTSLVYVLSIPDFLGAASKIAQRDGRLVEMYLFAAVVYFTISCIASFGVRRLQSRIAIIR, from the coding sequence ATGCTCAGCAATTTCGATTTCGATGTCATCCGCCGCGCGCTGCCCTATCTGTTCTATGAGGGCATGACGTTCACCGTCACGCTGACGGCGCTCGCCGCACTCGGCGGCCTGATCTTCGGCACGGCCATCGCACTGATGCGGCTCTCCGGTTACAGAGTTCTTGGACGCATCGCCGGCCTCTATGTCGACTTCATGCGCTCGCTGCCGCTGGTGCTCGTCATCTTCTGGTTCTACTTCCTGGTGCCGTATATCGGGCAGTGGCTGACCGGCGCCTCGCGCCCGATCAGCGTTGGCGCATTCGCATCCTCGCTCATCACCTTCATCATGTTCGAGGCGGCGTATTTCTCCGAGATCATGCGCGCCGGCATCCAGTCGATCTCGCGCGGCCAGCCGGCCGCGGCCAGTGCGCTCGGCCTCAGCTACGCCCAGAGCATGCGCTACGTCGTGCTGCCGCAGGCGTTCCGCAACATGTTGCCGGTGCTGCTGACGCAGACCATCGTGCTGTTCCAGGACACCTCGCTGGTTTACGTGCTGTCGATCCCCGACTTTCTGGGCGCGGCCAGCAAGATCGCCCAGCGCGACGGGCGCCTGGTCGAAATGTATCTGTTCGCTGCCGTCGTCTACTTCACCATTTCCTGTATCGCGTCTTTCGGCGTTCGCCGCCTCCAGTCGCGCATCGCCATCATTCGATAG